From the genome of Epinephelus moara isolate mb chromosome 10, YSFRI_EMoa_1.0, whole genome shotgun sequence, one region includes:
- the fam174c gene encoding protein FAM174C — protein MTFYRLLSAALVPICWLFVSAAEDVTPAAPGSTAAIKPAVTNSSGLNSTHSGGGGKGTEGLSNGFDVDSSMIQRALYVLIGITMIGVLYFLIRAVRLKRPTYKKKYGLLSNYDDSVEMDAVESDEDDTLYEARSLRR, from the exons atgactttttacaGACTTCTCTCGGCGGCTCTTGTACCGATCTGTTGGCTGTTCGTGTCCGCGGCGGAGGATGTGACTCCAGCGGCCCCCGGCAGCACCGCGGCGATCAAACCCGCCGTGACGAACTCCAGCGGGCTGAACTCCACACACAGCGGCGGCGGCGGGAAGGGTACCGAAGGGCTGTCTAACGGGTTCGATGTGGACAGCTCGATGATCCAGAGGGCCCTGTACGTCCTCATCGGCATCACCATGATCGGAGTTCTCTACTTCCTGATCCGAGCCGTGAG GCTGAAGCGACCCACCTACAAGAAGAAGTACGGCCTGCTGTCCAACTACGACGACTCCGTGGAGATGGATGCGGTGGAAAGCGATGAGGACGACACGCTTTACGAAGCTCGCAGCCTCcgcag aTGA